The genomic stretch CGGCCGATGAACGGCATCTTGGTCGCCATGACGGTCAGGAACTGGACGTTCGCGTCCAGCGGGAGGCTCGCCATGTAGACGACCGCGCGAGCCACGTAGGTGGGATCCATTCTGGGCTCGACGCGCGTGGATCCGTCGGCCTGCGGAACGCCCGCCTCCATGCGTGCCGTCATGTCGGTCGCGGCGTTGCCGATGTCGATCTGACCGCAGGCGATGTCGTACTTGCGACCGTCGAGCGAGGTCGATTTGGTGAGGCCGGTGATCGCGTGCTTGGTCGCGGTGTACGGTGCCGAGTTCGGCCGCGGGGCATGCGCCGAGATCGAGCCGTTGTTGATGATGCGACCGCCGCGGGGCACCTGGGTCTTCATGAGCCGGAACGCTTCTTGGGTGCAGAGGAAGGCGCCCGTGAGATTGGTGTCGACGACGGCCTTCCACTGGTCATACGTGAGGTCCTCGAGCGGCACCGCCGGGGCGCCGATCCCGGCGTTGTTGAACAGCAGGTCCAACCGGCCGAGGGCGTCCTTCGTCCTGGCGAACAGCGCCTTGATGGACGCGGGGTTCGTGACGTCGGTAGGCACCACGACCACCCGCGATGCCGACTCGGTCGCGGTCCGAGCCGTCGCGTCCAACGGTTCCTTGCGGCGCCCCGCGAGGACGACCGCGTATCCCTCCTGCAGCAACGCCAGCGCTACGGCCCTCCCGACACCTGTTCCGGCGCCGGTCACAACGGCAACCTTGTTCGTCGATTCCATTTCCCGGGCTCCCTCCGCTCGACCGGTCGTTCGGCGTCGTCTGCGATGATCGCGCGCCGCAGTTCTTGGGGTTGTTGGATTTCGCTGCCGCGCCGGAATGGCCTCCCTTCGCACCCGCACCACCCCGGCCGGTGCCCCCCTTACTGCCAGCGCGATGGGTCGGCGATTTGACGCCGGGCGTCCGCAAGCGACATCCGGCCGGCGCACACCGCCCGATTCAGACTCAGCTCCCAGGTATCTTTGCGTTTGGCCTGATCCCACGGCTGCGGCCAGAGGTTGGTCGGATCGGTGGGGTGACCGCCGAGCTCGAGCGGAATGAGATGGTCTTCTTCGTACGCCCCCACAGGTCCGGGGAGGTGCCGGGCGGTGATCTGCCGGCGCTTCAGCTGATCCGTGTAGGCCCGGGGCGGTCGCACGGTCTTGGTCCAGCCGCGGACGCAGATCGTCTGGTTGATGTTGGTCTGGGTCACCGCGGGGTTGTAGGCGCCCCGGGGCGGGGTGTAGTCGGGTGCCATGCCGGCACTGGTCGCGGCGGGAACGGCACCGGGCGCGAGCAGCGCCAGGGCCAGCATGAGGGGAACCGACCGGTACCAGTTGCGCACGGGCATGAGCCTCCGCTGAGAGGATCGTGGCACCCTCACGCCGCGGACACATTCGTGGCCCGCGCGCAGCACCCTCTGTGAGGAGATTTCTGGCCCCGCGGCGAATCCTTCGGCTCCACGGATAGGAGATGCTCTCTCGGTCGCGTTCACGACCGCGTACCTCGTCGCGGGCACGGACGGTGGGGAGAGGCAGAGGAGGCTCAGTGGATGCCGGTGCGCTCCCTCGACGTCGGCGAACGGACCCTGGTCGAAGCGGTTTCCGCGGACCGGTTGATGGCAGCGACGCGGGCGATCTCGCAGTGGGTGCGTCTGTCCGGGACCCCGGACGAGGCGCAGGCGTTCGACTGGATCGAGGAGCGTCTCCGCGCGTACGGGCTTGAGACCAGCCGGTACCTGCACCCAGGGCTGGTGTCGTGGCCGGAGTCCGCAACCCTCACCGCGTCCGCCGGTGCGGTTCGCGTTCCCTGCGCGACCCACGCGTTTGCGGTGTCCACGCCGCGCGGCGGCCTCGCGGGGCCCCTAGTCTACGTGGGGCGCGGCACGGACGAAGAGCTTCGCCGCGTCGACCTGCGCGGGAAGATCGCGCTCGTGGACGGGATCATCGCCCCGAACAAGAACCTCGCGGTGGAAGCCACGGGCGCCGCGGGCTCGGTGTGGATCGCCGGGACCTACCTCCACGAACGGGCGCTCTCCCCGGTGTGGGGGACGCCGACGCCCGAGACGGCGCGTCTCTTGCCCACAACGCCCTCGGTGTCGGTGACCGGCC from bacterium encodes the following:
- a CDS encoding SDR family oxidoreductase codes for the protein MESTNKVAVVTGAGTGVGRAVALALLQEGYAVVLAGRRKEPLDATARTATESASRVVVVPTDVTNPASIKALFARTKDALGRLDLLFNNAGIGAPAVPLEDLTYDQWKAVVDTNLTGAFLCTQEAFRLMKTQVPRGGRIINNGSISAHAPRPNSAPYTATKHAITGLTKSTSLDGRKYDIACGQIDIGNAATDMTARMEAGVPQADGSTRVEPRMDPTYVARAVVYMASLPLDANVQFLTVMATKMPFIGR